A section of the Chloroflexota bacterium genome encodes:
- a CDS encoding peptidylprolyl isomerase — protein sequence MRSIVRSLLALGVLAAAACGQAEAPPAGDSEPLPETQERVLTYDAYPEIQIDSEESYTAVVTTNLGEMTFELLPAEAPLAVNNFVVLARNQYYDGVVFHRLIPRFMAQSGDPTGIGTGGPGYTFAIEPPQRPYVRGSLAMANTGRPNSNGSQFFIVFDDLTALDRLSPDYSLFGQMVEGEDTLAKIEAVPVGVAGTGERSRPQETITITSIEIREG from the coding sequence GTGAGGAGCATCGTCCGCAGCCTGCTGGCGCTTGGAGTGCTCGCCGCAGCAGCCTGCGGCCAGGCCGAGGCGCCGCCCGCGGGCGACTCCGAACCGTTGCCCGAAACCCAGGAGCGCGTGTTGACCTACGACGCCTATCCAGAGATCCAGATCGATTCCGAAGAGTCGTACACGGCCGTCGTGACGACCAATCTGGGCGAGATGACCTTTGAATTGCTGCCGGCGGAAGCCCCGCTGGCCGTCAACAATTTCGTGGTCTTGGCGCGCAACCAGTACTACGACGGTGTGGTGTTCCACCGGCTGATACCGCGGTTCATGGCGCAGAGCGGGGACCCCACCGGCATCGGAACCGGCGGGCCCGGGTACACGTTTGCCATTGAGCCGCCCCAGCGCCCCTATGTCCGCGGGAGCCTCGCGATGGCCAACACGGGTCGGCCAAATTCGAACGGCTCCCAGTTCTTCATCGTGTTTGACGATCTCACGGCCCTGGATCGCCTTTCGCCGGACTATTCGCTGTTCGGGCAGATGGTGGAGGGCGAGGACACGCTGGCCAAGATCGAGGCGGTCCCCGTTGGCGTGGCCGGCACCGGCGAACGATCCAGGCCGCAGGAGACCATCACCATCACGTCCATCGAGATTCGCGAAGGCTAG
- a CDS encoding class I SAM-dependent methyltransferase: MSVLARGMAVLRPARLILDAGCGAGRASVELAAGAQVIAMDRDAQALAHAPRHPNIWYVRADADRVPIATDALDAVFSFGLLQVLGVDGNEDIRRALREFQRLLRPAGVAVMGTLADFRTHDSPFRSLTGAEVSQVMRNTFNLRELIGLMDSDAAGVRSRYWYIHAVPITDPAPRRRPASPHRVRAAAKRRQ, from the coding sequence GTGTCGGTGCTCGCCCGCGGGATGGCGGTGCTCCGCCCGGCGCGTCTCATTCTGGATGCGGGCTGCGGCGCCGGTCGCGCCTCCGTCGAGCTAGCCGCCGGTGCTCAGGTGATTGCCATGGATCGCGACGCCCAGGCGCTGGCGCATGCGCCGCGGCATCCCAACATCTGGTACGTGCGGGCTGACGCCGACCGGGTGCCGATCGCCACCGACGCGTTGGACGCCGTCTTCAGCTTCGGGCTGCTGCAAGTGCTCGGCGTCGATGGCAACGAAGACATCCGGCGCGCGCTGCGGGAGTTTCAGCGCCTGCTGCGACCCGCGGGCGTGGCGGTGATGGGCACGCTGGCGGACTTTAGAACCCATGACTCCCCATTTCGCAGCCTCACCGGCGCCGAGGTGTCGCAGGTCATGCGCAACACCTTCAACCTGCGCGAGCTCATCGGCCTGATGGATAGCGACGCCGCGGGGGTTCGCTCGCGCTATTGGTACATCCACGCCGTACCGATCACCGACCCGGCGCCCCGACGGCGGCCGGCGAGTCCGCATCGGGTCCGCGCTGCCGCCAAACGGCGCCAGTAA
- a CDS encoding metallophosphoesterase family protein → MVIADVHGNLTALDAVLRAAGSVDEVWCLGDLVGYGPSPNEVVERLRELPLRSLVGNHDWGSIGKADLVRFNADARTACEWTGGVLMPVNRQYLADLEPAGMFGDVAVAHGSPQDPVWEYITNARIAIANFGYFASDICLVGHTHVPLVFRWRSGATGSEAFTTEVPTPGQRIVVDDDRLIVNPGSVGQPRDGDPRAAFALFDPEARTLQVERATYDVAQVQRRMEALGLPERLSIRLQYGW, encoded by the coding sequence CTGGTCATTGCCGACGTGCATGGCAACCTCACGGCCCTCGACGCCGTGCTCCGTGCGGCCGGCAGCGTTGACGAGGTCTGGTGCCTGGGCGATCTGGTGGGCTATGGGCCTTCGCCGAACGAGGTCGTCGAGCGCCTGCGGGAGCTTCCCCTGCGGTCGCTGGTCGGGAATCACGATTGGGGGTCCATCGGCAAGGCCGACTTGGTCAGGTTCAACGCCGACGCCCGCACGGCCTGCGAGTGGACCGGCGGCGTGCTCATGCCGGTCAACCGGCAGTATCTCGCCGACCTCGAGCCCGCCGGAATGTTCGGCGACGTGGCGGTTGCCCACGGCAGCCCCCAGGACCCGGTGTGGGAATACATCACCAACGCGCGCATCGCGATTGCCAATTTCGGCTATTTCGCCAGCGACATCTGCCTCGTGGGGCACACGCACGTGCCATTGGTCTTTCGTTGGCGCAGCGGAGCCACCGGCAGCGAGGCCTTCACCACCGAGGTCCCGACGCCGGGGCAACGCATCGTGGTTGACGACGATCGACTAATCGTCAATCCCGGCAGCGTGGGTCAGCCGCGGGACGGCGATCCGCGGGCGGCCTTTGCCCTCTTCGATCCCGAGGCCCGCACCCTCCAGGTCGAACGCGCGACCTACGACGTCGCCCAGGTCCAGCGCCGCATGGAGGCCCTTGGCCTGCCGGAGCGGCTATCCATTCGCCTGCAATATGGGTGGTAG
- a CDS encoding Mur ligase family protein, translating into MTDQPKPPAIDSPRLLAGRRVVVMGLGLHGGGLGVARFLRRHGASLVVTDLRDASQLAPSLEQLGTQGVRYVLGRHDLQDFRDAEIVVRNPAVPLDAPALAVARAAGARIEMELTMFLRWCPASRVVAVTGTRGKTTTAAALHAMLHAAGRPTRLAGNMGVSALTQLDEIEPDEVVVLEMSSWQTEGLAGAGVRSSGAIVTNLLPDHLNRYDSMEAYAAAKAELLRAQQPGDWAVLPAGPGWGDWFADRARGRVVRVPAGAEPTGWSEAVLRGAHNRANLAAAALAAHELGVPEAAVRQAVAGFTGVAHRQDFLGTIGSVRVYNDTTATIPDATLAALDTIPGPWVLIAGGSDKRLDFSALARRLEGDAGLRGVVLLPGAGTDRLMPQLGSLAPVAVDDMDAAVAAALDIAEPGDALLLSPACASFGIFAHEFDRGAQFIAAVEARGLTPPARSQGSSRRQATSRVSAARRKWRPPAG; encoded by the coding sequence ATGACCGACCAGCCGAAACCGCCGGCGATCGACAGCCCGCGCCTGCTGGCCGGTCGGCGGGTCGTCGTCATGGGCTTGGGGCTGCACGGCGGAGGGCTTGGCGTGGCCCGGTTTCTGCGGCGCCATGGCGCGTCGCTGGTGGTGACGGACCTGCGCGACGCGTCCCAACTGGCGCCAAGCCTGGAGCAGCTCGGCACGCAGGGCGTGCGCTACGTCCTCGGGCGCCACGACCTCCAGGACTTTCGCGACGCCGAGATCGTGGTGCGCAACCCCGCGGTCCCGCTGGATGCACCGGCGCTGGCCGTGGCGCGAGCGGCCGGCGCGCGCATCGAGATGGAGCTCACCATGTTCTTGCGCTGGTGTCCCGCGTCGCGGGTGGTGGCCGTGACCGGCACCCGCGGCAAGACGACTACCGCCGCCGCCTTGCACGCCATGCTGCACGCCGCCGGACGTCCCACGCGGCTCGCGGGGAACATGGGCGTCTCGGCACTGACCCAACTCGACGAGATTGAGCCGGACGAGGTGGTGGTGCTCGAGATGTCGAGCTGGCAGACCGAGGGTCTGGCGGGGGCCGGCGTGCGCTCGTCGGGCGCCATCGTCACCAACCTGCTCCCCGATCACCTCAATCGCTATGACTCAATGGAGGCCTATGCCGCCGCCAAGGCCGAGCTGCTCCGCGCCCAGCAGCCGGGCGATTGGGCCGTGCTGCCCGCCGGCCCGGGCTGGGGCGATTGGTTCGCCGACCGCGCGCGGGGACGCGTCGTCCGCGTGCCCGCCGGGGCCGAGCCGACGGGCTGGAGCGAGGCCGTGCTGCGCGGCGCGCACAACCGCGCGAACCTGGCGGCGGCGGCGCTGGCCGCCCACGAGCTCGGCGTGCCCGAGGCGGCGGTGCGCCAAGCCGTCGCCGGCTTCACAGGCGTGGCGCACCGTCAGGACTTCCTCGGGACGATCGGCTCCGTCCGCGTCTACAACGACACCACGGCCACCATTCCGGACGCGACCCTGGCGGCCCTCGACACCATTCCGGGTCCCTGGGTGCTTATCGCCGGCGGATCGGACAAGCGGCTCGATTTCAGCGCGCTGGCGCGGCGCCTGGAGGGCGACGCCGGCCTACGCGGCGTGGTGCTGCTTCCGGGCGCCGGCACCGACCGCTTGATGCCGCAGTTGGGGTCATTGGCGCCGGTGGCGGTTGACGACATGGACGCCGCCGTCGCCGCCGCGCTCGACATCGCCGAGCCCGGCGACGCGCTGCTGCTTTCACCGGCGTGCGCCTCGTTTGGAATATTCGCCCACGAGTTCGACCGCGGGGCGCAGTTCATTGCGGCGGTGGAGGCCCGCGGACTCACGCCTCCGGCTCGGAGCCAGGGCTCGTCCAGGCGGCAGGCGACTAGTCGAGTATCCGCAGCCCGCCGAAAATGGCGGCCCCCCGCAGGTTGA
- the lspA gene encoding signal peptidase II: MASRAYARRARLATFGLGLVVTGVDQAIKLIVDAVLPRGGATIWPVFTLQRVSNPGVNFGLFSDHPAPILILTVAIGVGFAAYVAARPPRRWWLVAAFALLLGGAFGNVIDRLRLGAVFDYLNIAPFVGFLNFADLAIGAGLIVLVADSLRERRPTARPPGDDDGAAPPG; this comes from the coding sequence ATGGCTAGTCGCGCCTACGCGAGGCGTGCACGCCTGGCGACATTCGGCCTGGGTCTTGTCGTGACCGGCGTGGATCAGGCCATCAAGCTCATCGTGGACGCCGTGCTCCCGCGCGGTGGGGCCACGATCTGGCCGGTGTTCACCCTGCAGCGAGTGAGCAATCCCGGCGTCAACTTCGGGCTGTTCAGCGACCATCCCGCGCCTATCCTGATCCTCACCGTGGCGATTGGCGTGGGCTTCGCCGCCTACGTCGCCGCACGCCCGCCGCGGCGGTGGTGGCTGGTTGCCGCCTTTGCGCTGCTGCTCGGCGGTGCATTCGGGAATGTGATTGACCGTCTGCGCTTAGGCGCGGTCTTTGACTATCTCAACATTGCGCCGTTCGTCGGCTTCTTGAACTTCGCGGACCTGGCCATTGGCGCGGGACTGATCGTGCTGGTGGCGGATAGCCTGCGCGAACGCCGGCCGACGGCACGCCCCCCGGGCGACGACGACGGCGCGGCCCCACCCGGCTAG
- a CDS encoding biotin/lipoate A/B protein ligase family protein, producing the protein MAVDQAIAEAVQRGDAPPTLRFYSWRPRALSLGYHQPLHLVDRSLARRRGIDVVRRITGGAALLHSDELTYAMAVPRRHRLVRGGVRASYAALTQGLAAGLEALGLAPETGAPAQAAEETLPGLCFWSPSGHELWVGEHKMVASAQGRVHGGVLQHGSLVMSHDLDIHPLTHTSAPNACPPGLRDVLPQPATIGELVQALTQGVAERLRIAPQPGALSPAERNRSDELVKVRYAHDAWLARC; encoded by the coding sequence ATGGCGGTCGACCAAGCCATCGCGGAGGCCGTGCAGCGCGGCGACGCTCCACCCACGCTGCGCTTCTACAGTTGGCGGCCGCGTGCGCTTTCCCTCGGCTATCACCAGCCGCTGCACCTCGTGGACCGCTCGCTGGCGCGGCGTCGCGGCATCGATGTCGTGCGCCGGATTACCGGCGGCGCGGCCCTGCTGCACAGCGACGAGCTCACCTATGCGATGGCCGTGCCGCGGCGGCATCGATTGGTGCGAGGCGGGGTGCGGGCATCCTATGCGGCACTGACGCAGGGGCTTGCCGCCGGACTGGAAGCCTTGGGGCTGGCGCCAGAGACCGGCGCCCCCGCACAAGCGGCCGAGGAGACGCTGCCGGGCCTCTGCTTTTGGTCACCGAGCGGACACGAGCTGTGGGTTGGCGAACACAAGATGGTTGCCAGCGCCCAGGGCCGCGTGCACGGCGGCGTGCTGCAGCACGGCAGCCTGGTGATGTCCCACGATTTGGACATTCACCCGCTCACCCACACGTCCGCGCCCAACGCTTGCCCGCCGGGCCTGCGCGACGTCTTGCCGCAGCCCGCGACGATTGGCGAACTGGTGCAGGCCCTCACGCAGGGCGTTGCCGAGCGGCTGCGCATTGCGCCGCAGCCGGGCGCGCTTTCGCCCGCCGAGCGCAATCGCAGCGACGAGCTGGTCAAGGTACGGTACGCGCACGATGCCTGGCTCGCCCGCTGCTGA
- a CDS encoding NUDIX domain-containing protein yields the protein MSRPARPDKHFTATGFLVRDGKVLLVNHRKLKRWLPVGGHIEAGEDPTQALRREVREEVGLDIEIVGDALPVDDDDVRGLPRPETILLETIEPGHFHIDLIYFGHAVGGEPRLAAAEHSEQRWFSSKDLGASHISDDVRILGRRAIQALAAEASP from the coding sequence GTGAGCCGCCCTGCCCGTCCGGACAAGCACTTCACCGCCACCGGATTCCTGGTGCGCGACGGCAAGGTGCTGCTGGTCAACCACCGCAAGCTCAAACGGTGGCTCCCGGTCGGTGGCCACATCGAGGCCGGAGAAGACCCCACGCAGGCCCTGCGCCGCGAGGTGCGCGAGGAAGTCGGCCTCGACATCGAAATCGTGGGGGACGCCCTGCCTGTGGACGACGACGACGTGCGAGGCCTGCCGCGACCCGAAACGATCCTGTTGGAAACCATCGAACCCGGGCACTTTCACATCGACCTGATCTATTTCGGTCACGCCGTGGGCGGCGAGCCTCGATTGGCCGCGGCGGAGCACAGCGAGCAGCGCTGGTTCTCGTCCAAGGATCTTGGGGCCAGCCACATCAGCGACGACGTGCGCATCCTCGGACGCCGCGCCATCCAGGCGCTGGCCGCCGAAGCTTCGCCGTGA
- a CDS encoding LiaF-related protein has translation MRRNSGQVLIGLVIIAVGLALLLDNLDVGGSPWRFFPSVIVVIGLWALARTGFRQPVAPLLLIAVGVTVQLSILDEVPDGVRSAIWPVLVILFGLLLIFWRTSRRSAVTGDGSSGSYVAIFHGVQDRVNGPLGQLQATAAFGSVELDLREARIENPPAIIDVSCLFGGIEIRLPPDAAVQNDVLALFGGVEDQRPAGAADVVSFNLRGAAIFGGLRILD, from the coding sequence GTGCGACGCAATTCAGGGCAAGTCCTCATCGGGCTGGTCATCATCGCGGTTGGGCTGGCCCTGCTGCTCGACAACCTCGACGTTGGCGGCAGCCCCTGGCGATTCTTTCCCTCGGTCATTGTCGTGATTGGGCTGTGGGCGCTCGCGCGCACCGGCTTTCGCCAGCCCGTCGCCCCGCTCCTGCTGATCGCGGTCGGCGTGACCGTGCAGCTTTCCATTTTGGACGAAGTGCCGGACGGGGTGCGATCGGCAATCTGGCCGGTCCTGGTCATCCTCTTCGGTCTGTTGCTCATCTTCTGGCGCACGTCGCGCAGAAGTGCCGTCACCGGCGACGGTAGTAGCGGGAGCTATGTCGCCATTTTCCACGGAGTGCAAGACCGGGTGAACGGTCCCCTTGGACAGCTTCAGGCCACGGCGGCATTTGGCAGCGTGGAACTCGACCTGCGCGAGGCCCGCATCGAAAACCCGCCGGCGATCATCGACGTCTCGTGCCTCTTCGGCGGCATCGAAATCCGCCTGCCGCCGGATGCGGCCGTGCAAAACGACGTGCTGGCGCTGTTTGGCGGCGTCGAGGATCAGCGTCCGGCCGGCGCCGCCGATGTCGTCTCTTTCAACCTGCGGGGGGCCGCCATTTTCGGCGGGCTGCGGATACTCGACTAG
- the smpB gene encoding SsrA-binding protein SmpB — translation MARKRRRRQATPPPTSRNRTLAVNRRARYDYVVLDTFDAGLELRGTEIKSLRTGSVSLREGYVGLQDGEAFLRDVHIARYKPAADANHDPDRPRKLLLHRAEIDELARHTNQAGYTAVPLRLYLDKGWAKVEIGLVRGRRAYDKREKIRARDDAREIARRMR, via the coding sequence GTGGCGCGCAAACGCCGGCGACGACAGGCGACGCCGCCCCCAACCAGCCGGAATCGCACCCTCGCCGTGAACCGGCGCGCCCGCTATGACTACGTGGTGCTGGACACCTTTGATGCCGGCCTGGAGCTCCGCGGCACCGAAATCAAGAGTTTGCGCACCGGATCGGTCTCGCTGCGCGAGGGCTATGTTGGACTGCAGGATGGCGAGGCCTTCCTGCGCGACGTGCACATCGCGCGCTACAAGCCGGCCGCCGACGCCAATCACGATCCCGATCGTCCCCGAAAGCTGCTGCTCCACCGGGCGGAGATCGACGAGCTTGCGCGCCACACCAACCAGGCGGGCTACACCGCCGTGCCGTTGCGGCTGTACCTCGACAAGGGGTGGGCCAAGGTCGAGATTGGCCTGGTGCGTGGCCGGCGCGCCTATGACAAGCGAGAGAAGATTCGCGCCCGCGACGATGCGCGTGAGATCGCGCGGCGCATGCGCTAG